Genomic segment of Streptomyces sp. NA02950:
AACCCGCCAGGCGGTACAGATGGGCGCGCTCGGCCGAGTCCAGCAGCAGTACCCGGGCGATCGCGTCGAGGACCTGCTCGGCCACCTTGATGTCGCGCCCCTGCTCCAGCCACGTGTACCAGGACACTCCGACCCCTGCCGGCCCCGCGGCCTCCTCAGCGCCGCAGACCCGGTGTGCGCCGTCGGCCCCCGTCCGGCATGCCGACATCAGCCGGTGAGACGCGGGCTCGGCGGCTGCGCAGGAATTCCCGCAGCGCGGTGCGGCGTCGTCGCGGGGCAGGGAGGCGTCAGGGCTCGCCATGGGCCAAACTGAACAACGCGATCGCCTCACCCGGTTCTGACGGGTAGCGCATACTGCACGGTGTGGCGACCTACAACAGCATCGGTACGACGTACGCTCACACCCGGCGACCGGATCCCCGCATCGCCGCCAGGATCCATCAAGCTCTCGGTGGTGCTGCCACCGTGATCAACGTGGGGGCCGGTACCGGCTCCTATGAACCGTCACAGACGGTGCTCGCTGTGGAACCCAGCTCCGTGATGATCGCTCAGCGTCCGGCCGGATCCGCGCGGGCCCTGGAAGCGTCCGCGGAGTCGATCCCTGTCGCTGACGACTCGGCCGACGCGGCGATGGCCCTCCTGACCGTGCACCACTGGGGCGACCTGGAAGCCGGTATCGGGGAGCTTCTCCGCATAGCCCGGCAGCGGATCGTCATCCTCACCTGGGACTACACCATCAGCCGCGGATTCTGGCTGCTGGAAGAGTACCTGCCCGAGGCAGCCGCGCTCGACGACACACGAGCCGTCGCGATCGACCGCCTGGTCACGCTGTTGGGCGGCGCCCGCGTCGAGACCGTCCCCGTCCCGCACGACTGCACCGACGGATTCCTCGCCGCGTTCTGGCGCCGACCCGAGGCATATCTCGATCCGGAAGTGCGGGCCGGTATCTCGGTGTTCGCCCAGACCGGCGACGAGGTGCTCCGACCGGGCCTGGCCCGGCTGTCCGACGACCTGTCCTCCGGCCGATGGCACCGACGTCATGCCGACCTGCTCGACCGTGAAGCACTCGATGTCGGCTACCGGCTCCTCGTGGCCGACCTGTAGACCGGTGGAGGGGAGCGGATGATCCACCCACTCGAAGAGCCGCGGTCTCTGCCCCCTGAGCTCCATGCCTACCTGGGGGAACTCGTCCGGCGCGCACGCGCGGTGTGCGGACCCCATCTGGTGAGTGTGTTCGCGGTCGGTTCCCTCGCGCTGGAGGACTACTGGCACGGGCGCAGCGATGTCGATGTGACGGTCGTCGTGGAGCCGTCACTGTCCGGATCGGCTCTGCACGACCTGGCCGCGGCCCTCGCCCACCCCGATCTGTTGTGCCCCGCGGCGGGGCTGGAGCTGGTGGTCTACGGGACGGATTTCGTCGGCCGTCCCTCCGGTGAAGCGGGGTACCTTCTGGACCTCAACACCGGTCCGCTGCTGCCGGACCGGCTCAGCTTCGAGGCGGCGCGGTCCCCGTCGTTCTGGTACGTCATCGACCGCTCCGTCGCCCATCAGGCCGGACTCTCGCTGTTCGGCCGCCCCGCACGGGAGGTGGTCGCCGCACCGGATCGCCCGGATGTGCTCGCCGCGGTCCGCGCTTCGGTCCGTGAGCACAGCGACGGCGAAGGCCACCTCGCGGACAACCGTGTACTCAACGGCTGCCGTGCGGTGGTGTTCTGCCGTACGGGTCGCTGGATGGCCAAGCGCGGGGCGGCACAGGACATCGCTACGGCGGAGGAGGGATTCCGGCCGCTCATCGAGGCCGCCGTGCACAGCTTCGAGCGGCCCCGTTCATCCGCGGTCCCGCTGCCCACCGCCGAGGTGCGCGCGTTCCTGGCGTGGGTTCGCGAACGTGTCGACGAGGCGGCCCGGGCGGACGGGCGCTGAGCGTCGTCGGGCATGGTCACCGCTTGCGGCAGCCATGGTCGGCCCTGGGCCAGGGCGGTACGCCTAGACTTCCGGCATGGAAGAGACCTGGCTGGAACGGCTCGGTACCGGCAAGTATCTGCTCCTCACCAGCTACCGCAAGGACGGTTCGACCGTCGCCACCCCGGTCTGGGTGGTGCCCGACGGGCCGGCGCTGGGGGTATGGACGGCCACCGACTCGTGGAAGGTGAAGCGGATCCGCAACCGCCGCGATGTCCTGGTGGGCCCGTGCGACGTGCGCGGCAACCCCACGGGCGAACAGCTGCCCGCCATCGCCGGGATCTGCGACGCGGCCACCACCGAGCGCTATCGTGGACTCGTGGCGCGCAAGTACGGCATGCTCGGCCGGCTCACCCTCGTGGGCAGCCGGCTGCGGCGCGGCAAGACGGGCACGGTGGGCATCCGTATCTCGGCGGAGCCCTGACGCACCGTCCCCCCCGGCGGTGTCTCCCCGGCGGTGTGGAGCGCACCCCTCGGTCAGCCGCTACCCGGGGCCGTCCGTCGGGCCGTGGATGCGGCGGTGGGCCCGGCCGGTGACATCGCCTTCCGGCCCGAGCTGATCTTCCAGTACGACCGGCGCGGCGGGCACGGCCCGCTGCCCGCGTGCGCGGCCGCCGGCCCCGGCGGCTCGTACAGCTACGGCTGGCGGGGGCAACGGGAAGGCGCGGGGCACCGCCGACACCGGACAGGTCACGGTGCCGCTGGCGGCGGTCACCGGACGGCACGTCTTCGGGGTGGGTCCGGTGCCGGTCGTGGTGAGCACCGAGGTGACCTTCACCTACCGCTTCACCGCCGGCGGACCCATCGTGCTTGACGCCGACCAGCGCACCACCGGATCGTTCGCCGTCGGCGCCCGGTACGACCGTACGCACGGCTGGCGGGCGCTCCACGAGGCGCGCCAGCGGACCAAGGGCGGCACACCCCGCGTTCAGGGCGCGGCCAGCGCGACGGCCCGTGCCGGCGTGCGCCCAGGTGTTCCTGTACGACACCGCGGGAGTGGGCGGGGATCTCTCGGTGCACCTGACCGGACGGGCCGCGGCGGCCACCCGGGGCCGGGCCCCGGCGTGGGCGCTCAGTGCGGGCTACGACCTCGGGACGGAGCTGATGCTCCACTGAAGATCTTCGGCATCCGGATCGCCGATCTCGAACCACGCCGTTCGCCCTGCACGACGAGCGGAAGCTCTTCGGGCGCGGAAAACTGCCCCCGGCCTGAACCCGCGGTACGCGGACCACACCGGCCGACCGAAGGCGCCTGCCCGGGTACAACCCGGTGCAGGCGCCTTCGCCGTCGCCCCCCGCGGAAGGGCCGGGTCACGGTGTTCGCGCGGGGCCAGGGGAAGCGGACGAGCGGACCGCCGTGGTCAGGGGGCCATTTCGTAGGCTCCGGCCAGCGCTTCGACACGCTCCCAGACGCGGGCCGAGCGGGCCTCGTCGACGACCGGGCGCCGGACCGCGTCCAGTGCCCAGCGCTGCTGGTCCGCGGTGGCGGAGTCCTTGCCGTGCAGTTCGACGGCGTATGCGGAGAAGTCGCGTACGAAGACCGCGAACAGCTCGTCGAGCACGTTCTCCTCGACGCCGGTCAGGCGCCCCTGCTCCAGGATCAGCTGGCCGTACACCACCACGGCGAAGAGCTGGCCGACGGCGAGGAGGAGGTCCAGGTCCTCGCTCTGCTCCTCGCCGGGGGCGGCGGTCCTGACGAACTCGCACAGGGCGTCCGCCTGTTCGCGGAAGCGGCCGACGTTGGGGATGTGAGCATACGCGTCGTAGGCGGTGCGCCAGTCGTGGAAGCGTATGGAACCCAGGCCACGGGCCGGGCCCTGCCGGAAGAGGAACGCGTCGTCGGCCGCGTCCAGGCGGGTCGGTACGGGCGCGTAGTCGGCCGGGGCCAGCAGGTGGTTGCCCATGAACTTCAGGATCAGGGCAAGGTTGACGTGGACGGTGCCCTCCAGCTTGGGCAGCCCCCGGATCTCGGACGAGGCCTGGGCGAAGTAGGTGTCCTTCTCGAAGCCCTTCGCGGCGATGACGTCCCACATCAGGTCGATGACCTTCTCGCCCTCGGTGGTCACCTTCATCTTCGTCATCGGGTTGAAGAGGAGGTAGCGGCGGTCGTCGGGGCCCGCGGAGCGGAAGTAGTCGACGGCTCGGTCGCTGAACAGCTTCATCCCGACGAGACGGACGTAGGCGTCGGCCAGTTCGCGGCGCACGTGCGGGAAGGCGGTCACGGGACGGCCGTAGAGGATGCGGTGGTGGGCGTGGCTGACGGCCTCGTACATCGCGTGCTCGCAGATGCCGACCGAGGCGGTGCAGAGGTTGAACTTGCCGACGTTGACGGTGTTGAGGGCGGCGTCGAAGGCGGCACGGCCGGTGTGCAGTACGTCGTCGGGGCCGACGGGGTAGTTCTCGAGGCGGAACTCGCTGACGTACTTCGAGGAGTCGACCACGTTCTTCACGAGGTGGTACGCCGGGTGGCGGCTGTCGGCGGCGAAGAAGACGTAGCCGTCGGGGCCCTCGACGTCGGTGCGCCGGCCGAAGACGGAGACGAGCCCGGCGGCGTTGCCGTTGCCGATGTAGTACTTGGAGCCGCTGGCCAGGAAGCCGCCGTCGCCGTCCGGCGCCAGCAGCATGTCGGTGGAGTAGATGTCGGCGCCGTGGGCCTTCTCGGACAGGCCGAAGGCGAACACCTCGCCCTGGGAGAGGAGTTCGGCCGCCCGAGTGCGGGCGGTGGCGTTGTCGCTCTGCCAGACCGGGCCGAGTCCGAGGATGGTGACCTGCCAGGCGTACCAGTAGTCCAGCCCGTAGAAGCCGAAGATCTCGTTGAGGGCGGCTATCCGGGCGGTGTCCCAGCGCTTGTCCGCCTGCCCGGCGCCGGAGGCCGAGGCCGGGGTGAGGAAGGTCGCGAAGAGTCCTTCCTTGGCGGAGAACGCGAGGAAGTCCGCCAGCCACGCACGCGTGCGGTAGTCCTCGATCAGTCGGCGCTTGCCGCGGTCCTCGAACCAGTCGACGGTGGCGCGCAGCAGCCTGCGGGTCTCGGGGTCGAAGTGTGCCGGGTCATAGGTGCGCGGGTTGAACAGCAGTGCGTCGGCCACGGGGGTCGCCTTTCCGGCTTGAGGGTTGCGGGGGTGGGTGGAGCGGGTTGTGGCGGATGAGGGCATGCGGGACGGCCCGGGCGGCGGACGCATCGAGGCCCCGGGGGTCAGCGCTCGGGTTCAGCGCTCGGGTTCAGCACTCGGGTTCAGCGCTCGGGTTCGCGCTCCGGACGGAGCCGGTGGAGCGTGGCGAGTACGTCGTCCAGCCAGTCGAGCGTCATCCGCTCGTACGCGATACCGCCGCGCAGCACGACGTGCTGGAGCGTCTGCCCGGCGGTGGGCGTCTCCGGGGCGTCGGGGCCGGTGAAGTCCCGTCGTTCACCTGCCAGATAGCGGGCGAGCCGGTCGCTGTGCGTCCGGCGGTGCCGTTCGACCTCGCTGATCAGCGCGGCCGGGTCGTCGAAGGCCGCGCCGCGGATCTTCACTGCGAGGTCGTGCCGCACGCTCTCGGGTTCGATCGGCTCGTGCAGCCACTGGGACAGGGCTGCCCGGCCGGGCTCGGCGACGGAGTACTCCCTCTTGTCCGGCCGGGCCTGCTGCGGCACATCGCGGGCCCCGATCCAGCCATCGCTCTCCATGCGCTTGAGAACGCGGTAGATCTGCTGGTGGCTGGCGGTCCAGAAGTAACCGATGGACCGCTCGAACCGCCGGGCCAGCTCATAGCCGGATCCCGGCTGCTCCAGCAGGGAGACGAGGATCGCGTGTTCGAGCGCCATGCCCCGATCCTGCTATGCAACTCGTTGCATAGCAAGGGAGACCGCTCGGAATGAGGCACGGCTCACCCTCGGCCGGACGGGGCACCATGACCGAGCGGGTCCCGGACCGTTCCGGTCCGGGACCCGCTCCGAGGCCGGGCACCCGTAGGGCCCGGCGGAACCGCCGTCGATTCACCGGGGGGCGGCGGCCGCGCGCATCATGACGCAGTCGAACTCCACCACCCGGCCCGTCGTCGCCTCACGGGTCACCGGATACATGCCCGTGATCTCGAACCCGCCGTTCTCGTACACGGCGATGGCCTCGCTCATCCGCGGGCTGCCTTCGTAGAGCTGTAGCGCCGCCACCTCCGACTGCATCCCCACGAAGTCGCCGATCCGGTCCCCGGCGCCCGCGAACACCTCCAGGTCGTACCCCTGGGTGTCCATCTTCAGATAGGGCCGGGGCTCGGCCAGGTCGGCCAGCGCCTTGTCCATCACGCCGTCCAGCCTGCGGATCTCGATCTCCTCGGTGCGCGTCTTGGCGAACCGCCGATAGCGGCCCTTGCCGTAGTCGCTGGGCGGGAGCAGCGAGTTCATGGTGTTCCAGTCCACGTGGATGGACTCCGCGGCGTCCTGGCGTCCGAGGCCGAAGGGGTACACCCACCATTGGGGATCGGACTCCGCGGCCGCCGCCAGCTTCGCGAACGCCTCCTTGGTGGGCTCGAAAGAAACGATCCTGCCCGTGTAGCCGAGCCGGCGCAGGCTCTTCGCGTACTGGCCGGAATTGGCCCCGACGTCGAAGACGCAGTTCACGCCGTACTTCTCCAGCACCCCGGCCACATGGTGAGCACACAGATACGCGGCCGCCGCAAGCTGGACAGCTCGTTCATCGGCCGAACCG
This window contains:
- a CDS encoding FkbM family methyltransferase gives rise to the protein MRTLYRRLLRVLPRLGVHVLDLGSGTAVLSRRGERTRVPVGRGADLVTRGSGTYAVTRMRAGMWAVARDRGDPPGPWRNVPLGDTGSVLLLEESGSADERAVQLAAAAYLCAHHVAGVLEKYGVNCVFDVGANSGQYAKSLRRLGYTGRIVSFEPTKEAFAKLAAAAESDPQWWVYPFGLGRQDAAESIHVDWNTMNSLLPPSDYGKGRYRRFAKTRTEEIEIRRLDGVMDKALADLAEPRPYLKMDTQGYDLEVFAGAGDRIGDFVGMQSEVAALQLYEGSPRMSEAIAVYENGGFEITGMYPVTREATTGRVVEFDCVMMRAAAAPR
- a CDS encoding methyltransferase domain-containing protein; its protein translation is MGAGTGSYEPSQTVLAVEPSSVMIAQRPAGSARALEASAESIPVADDSADAAMALLTVHHWGDLEAGIGELLRIARQRIVILTWDYTISRGFWLLEEYLPEAAALDDTRAVAIDRLVTLLGGARVETVPVPHDCTDGFLAAFWRRPEAYLDPEVRAGISVFAQTGDEVLRPGLARLSDDLSSGRWHRRHADLLDREALDVGYRLLVADL
- a CDS encoding PadR family transcriptional regulator, which gives rise to MALEHAILVSLLEQPGSGYELARRFERSIGYFWTASHQQIYRVLKRMESDGWIGARDVPQQARPDKREYSVAEPGRAALSQWLHEPIEPESVRHDLAVKIRGAAFDDPAALISEVERHRRTHSDRLARYLAGERRDFTGPDAPETPTAGQTLQHVVLRGGIAYERMTLDWLDDVLATLHRLRPEREPER
- a CDS encoding PPOX class F420-dependent oxidoreductase; amino-acid sequence: MEETWLERLGTGKYLLLTSYRKDGSTVATPVWVVPDGPALGVWTATDSWKVKRIRNRRDVLVGPCDVRGNPTGEQLPAIAGICDAATTERYRGLVARKYGMLGRLTLVGSRLRRGKTGTVGIRISAEP
- a CDS encoding aminoglycoside adenylyltransferase domain-containing protein, producing the protein MIHPLEEPRSLPPELHAYLGELVRRARAVCGPHLVSVFAVGSLALEDYWHGRSDVDVTVVVEPSLSGSALHDLAAALAHPDLLCPAAGLELVVYGTDFVGRPSGEAGYLLDLNTGPLLPDRLSFEAARSPSFWYVIDRSVAHQAGLSLFGRPAREVVAAPDRPDVLAAVRASVREHSDGEGHLADNRVLNGCRAVVFCRTGRWMAKRGAAQDIATAEEGFRPLIEAAVHSFERPRSSAVPLPTAEVRAFLAWVRERVDEAARADGR
- a CDS encoding acyl-CoA dehydrogenase family protein, which produces MADALLFNPRTYDPAHFDPETRRLLRATVDWFEDRGKRRLIEDYRTRAWLADFLAFSAKEGLFATFLTPASASGAGQADKRWDTARIAALNEIFGFYGLDYWYAWQVTILGLGPVWQSDNATARTRAAELLSQGEVFAFGLSEKAHGADIYSTDMLLAPDGDGGFLASGSKYYIGNGNAAGLVSVFGRRTDVEGPDGYVFFAADSRHPAYHLVKNVVDSSKYVSEFRLENYPVGPDDVLHTGRAAFDAALNTVNVGKFNLCTASVGICEHAMYEAVSHAHHRILYGRPVTAFPHVRRELADAYVRLVGMKLFSDRAVDYFRSAGPDDRRYLLFNPMTKMKVTTEGEKVIDLMWDVIAAKGFEKDTYFAQASSEIRGLPKLEGTVHVNLALILKFMGNHLLAPADYAPVPTRLDAADDAFLFRQGPARGLGSIRFHDWRTAYDAYAHIPNVGRFREQADALCEFVRTAAPGEEQSEDLDLLLAVGQLFAVVVYGQLILEQGRLTGVEENVLDELFAVFVRDFSAYAVELHGKDSATADQQRWALDAVRRPVVDEARSARVWERVEALAGAYEMAP